The genomic region TGTCGGCGGTCACCGCCGGGGGGAGGGCCGGCGGCACCCCGGACTACGTGACCGACGGCGGCACGCGGGAGAAGGCCGTCACGGAGGCCGACGTCGTCCGTGCACACGTCCGGGCATCGGGCTACTGGGACGAGCACGACGATGAACGAGACGACTGACCGGCTCGTCGGCCGGCGCCACGAGCGCGCCGACCTGTCGGTGATCCCGCCGTCGGTCGCCCGCGAGGAGGTCGACTCGAACGGGGCCGTCGGCGCGATCGCCTATCCCCATCGGATCTACGAGGTGTCGGTCGCGATCCCCCGGCGATTCCTCGGCGATCGCCTCGAAGAGTACGTCGTGAGCGTCGATCTCGCCCGTCGGCTCGCAGTCCGGGCCGACACCGTCCCCGAAACCGACACGCGGACCGTCAGGGACGTGCTGGTCGTCCCCGCGGAGCTCTCGGCCGAGCAGGCCGACGAGAAGGTCCGCGAGGCGGTGTTCGGGTGGTGTCTGCGTCGGTTCACGATGGGCGCGCCGCCCGAGATAGCGATCAACGGCGTCGTCGACGTCCACAAGCTGTTCTGGCTCGCCGCCCGCCCCGAGGGTGACGCCATCGTCGACAGCGTCCGGGGTTCCGCCGAGCCGCTCGTCGAGTGACGGAATCCGCGTGAACAATTACTATACTAATCCTGACTAGATACCGCCGTGGGACCGCGTCATACGGTAGCACTTCTTCGGCAAGATTCATAACTACAAGCGTTCTACGCCGGGTATACAGGAGTACCCGAGAGAAGCGAAATGAAATCTGTAAATATATCAAAATTCAAAAATATTGGCCTGTTCGCGCTGCTCGCGGTCGTGTGGGGGATGTCGTATCCCGCGATCAACGTCGGGCTCGAATCGTTGCCGCCAGTGCTCTTCGCGGCGGTGCGATACGACATCGCGGCGCTGTTGCTGTTCGGATACGTCGCCGTCACCCGGACGGCGTGGCGCCCGACGACGTACGACGACTGGACGCTGATCCTCGTCGGAGGCGTGTTGCTCGTGGGCGCGCACTTCGCGCTGTTGTTCTCGGGCCAGCAGTACGTCACCGGCGGGGTCGCCTCGATCGTCCTGAGCCTGACGCCGGTGATGACGCCCGTGTTCGCCATCGCGCTCCTGCCCGACGAGCGCCTCGGCGTCATGGGCGTTCTCGGGCTGGCGTTCGGGCTGCTCGGCGTGGGGATCATCGCCCAGCCCGGCCCGGAGGCGCTCGCGGGCGGCCAGCTCTACGGCGTGGCTCTGCTCGTCGCGAGCGCGATGAGCTTCGCGCTCGGGGCGGTGCTCACCGTTCGGATGCGGACGACGCTGCCGATGCTCCCGCTGCAGGCGTGGATGATGACCGTCGGGGCGCTCTTCTTGCACCTGACGAGCGCCGTTCACCCCGGCGAGACGCTCGCCGACGCGGCGTGGACGCCCGAGGCGCTCGCGGCCGTCGCCTTCCTCGCGGTGTTCGCGAGCGCGGTCGGCTACCTCGCGTACTTCGACCTGCAGGAGCGCGTCGGCCCCATCGAGACCAGCCTCGTCAACTACGCGACCCCCGTGGTGGCGACGACCAGCGGCTGGGCGCTTCTGGGCGAGCCGGTGACCGACGCGACGATACTCGGCTTCGCGACCATCGCCTTCGGCTTCTGGCTGTGTAAGTGGTCGGCGTTCACGTGGAAGGTCTCGGGACTGGCCGACCGCGTGCGCCACCGCCGGGCGTTTCGCTCGCCCGATCTGGTGGTCGTCGGCGGCAACGTCTACTACCGTTGCCGGTAATCACGATCGGGCATCGGTTTTTCGCCCGGCGTACCACACCGGCACACGACTAAGGGGCCGACGGCCCTCGCGGCGAGTGTAATGTCGCTCGAAGGCGAACGAGCACCCGACTTCACGCTCGAAAGCACCGCCGGCGAACCGATCACGCTCTCCGATACCCTCGAGGACGGCCCAACGGTCGTGGTCATCAACCGCGGGCACTGGTGTAGCTTCTGTGGCGAGCAGTTGCAAACGTTCAGCGAGATCTCCTACGACCTCTGGTTCAACGACGACGTAAACATCCTGCCCGTGGTGACGAGTTCGATCGGGGAGGCCACCGAGATGCGCGACCGCTACGACCTCGACATCCAGCTGCTCGCCGACCCCGACGGCGAGGTCGCGGAGCGCTACAGCGGCACCGAGGAGACCAGCCACGGCGTGACGGGCGTCTCGGGCGTCTACGTCATCGACGGGGAGGGGACGGTTCGCTACGAACAGGTCGCCGACGACCTCACCGACCGGGTCTACGGCAACTGGGTGCGCTACTTCATCCGTAACGGCTTCGAGGACCCCTTCTAGAACCGCCGGGGCTATAGGGATCATCGTAACCAATCGGAAACCCCTGTGGCCCATCGACCGACTCAGTCCCTTGATTCCGAGTGAGGAAATCCATGAACTTCTACGATAATCCCTATATGACTCGCGTGGCCGTTCCTTCGATATGGACACCGCGCTCGTCATCGGCGGCACCCGCTTCATCGGTCGCCACACCGTCGAGGAACTGCTCGATCACGGGTACGAGGTGACGATCTTCAACCGCGGGACTCACGAGAACCCCTTCGCGACCGTCGAGGGCGTGACTCACGTCGAGGGCGATAGGGGCGACGAAACGGCGTTGGAGGCGACGGCCGTCTCAGTCGATCCCGATCTCGTGATCGACTGCGTGGCCTACCACCCCGAGGGGGTGCGGACCGCGACCGAGGTCTTTTCCGACTCCCGCTACGTCTACGTCTCGAGCGGCGCGGCCTACGCCCGCCGGGAGGTGCCCCAGCGCGAGGGCGAGACGCCGCTCGAACCCTGTAGTCCGGAGCAGGCCGACGACGACTCGATGGGGAGCTACGGCCCGCGGAAGGCCGAGGGAGACCGGGTAGTCGTGGAAGCCGCCGGACGGGGGATCGAGGCGATGGCGGTCCGGCCCTGCATCGTCTACGGGCCCCACGACTACACCGAGCGCCTCGACTACTGGATCAGTAGGGTAAGAAATCACGACCGGGTCGTCGTCCCGGGCGACGGCCAGCACCTCCAGCACCTCGCGTACGTCGCGGACGTCGCGAGCGCGCTGCGGGTCGTCGGCGAGGACGGGGTCGCGGGCGAGGCCTACAACGTCGGCGACCGGCGACTGCTCACGCTCGCGGAACTCATCGAAACGATCGCCGACGCGGCGGGAACCGACGTGGAGGTCGTCCCCGCGGGCGAGCGCGAACTCGCCGCGGGCGGCCTCTCGCCGACGGACTTCCCCCTCTACCGGGAGTACCCGCACGTCCTCTCGACGGCGAGGCTCGCGTCGCTGGACTGGGAGTCGACGCCCGTCGGGGAGGCGATGAGCCGAACCGTCGCGGACCACGAGAAGAGCGGCCGCGACGGAAGCGAGCACGACCCCGGCCGCGAGGCGGAAGAACGCGTGCTCGGCGTGCTCGATACGCTCTAACTCCCGACCTCGCGGTCGGCGGTCGAGAACAGCTCCTCGAACTCATTGGGGAGCTGATCCATGAGATCCTCGAACTCCTCGCCGACGGCCTCGGCGAGCGTTCCGAGGACGGCCCTGACCCGCTCGTCGCGCTCGTCGAGGTCGGCGTCGACCCCGCCCGCGATCCGCGCGACGAACTCCTCGCGGGAGAGCGTCGCGGGGTCGCCGTGGTGGTGGGTCAGGCTCTCGGCGATCGGTCGCGGCAGTCGCTCGGCCATGTCGCGGGCTTGGCCCTCGCCGATCCGCTCGCTGAGGACTTCGAGGGTCGCGTGGGTGATCGCGAGCGACTCGCCCTCGTCGAACTCGGCGCTCGATTCGACCCGGTCGTAGAACTCGGCTTCGTCCATACAGGGACGGGGAGCGCCCGGCCCGTCGGCGTCGTGCCTGAGGATTCAGGGGCTTCAAGAGCAAACGGTTTGAGCGGCGGGCGTCTCCTCCCGGTATGTTCGAGAAGTCCAGCTGGATCCGCCTCCCGCGGAACGTCCTGATCGGCCACGGCGTCCTCGACCGGGCCGTCGAGGCCATCGACGACCTGCACCTCTCGGGCCGTCCGCTGATCGTCACCAGCCCGACGCCCAGGGAGATCGCCGCCGACCGCGTGATCGAGGGATTCGGCGATCGGGGGGTCGAGCCGGCGGTCATCGTCGTCGAGGAGGCGAGTTTCACCGCCGTGCAGGAGGTGATCGAGGCCGCCCGAAGCGAGGAGGCGAGCTACCTCATCGGGATCGGCGGCGGGAAGGCCATCGACATCGCGAAGATGGCGAGCGACGAGATCGAAACCGGCTTCGTCTCGGTGCCGACGGCGGCGAGCCACGACGGGATCGTCTCCGGGAGGGGGTCCGTTCCCGAGGGCGACACCCGCCACTCGGTGGCCGCCGACCCGCCCGTCGCGGTGGTCGCCGATACGACCGTGCTCGCGAACGCGCCGTGGGAACTCACGACCGCCGGCTGTGCGGACATCATCTCGAACTACACCGCCGTCAAGGACTGGCGGCTCGCCAATCGCCTGCAGAACGTCGAGTACTCCGAGTACGCGGCGGCGCTCTCGGAGATGACCGCCGAGATGCTCGTGGGCAACGCCGACTCGATCAAGAAGGGCCTCGAGGAGTCGGCGTGGATCGTCACGAAGGCGCTGGTCTCCTCGGGCGTGGCGATGTCCATCGCGGGGTCGTCCCGTCCGGCCTCGGGCGCGGAACACCTCTTTTCCCACCAGCTCGACCGGATCGCCCCCGGCAGGGCGCTCCACGGCCACCAGGTCGGCGTCGGCTCGATCATGGTCGAGTACCTCCACAGCGGCGAGAGCGGCCGCTGGAGCGCGATCCGGGACGCGCTCTCGGGCATCGACGCGCCGACGACGGCGGCCGAACTCGGGATCGAGGAACGGGAGGTGATCGAGGCGCTGACGAGCGCCCACGAGATCCGCGACCGCTACACCATCCTCGGCAACGGCATGAACGAGCGGGCGGCCCGCGAGGCCGCGACCGTGACCGGCGTGATCTGAGACTGTCGGTCATTCCTGTGAATCGACCGCTGGAAGACGGGACCCACTCGCGCGCTGGCCCGTCACAGCAGACACGCGCCCATGAGCGTCCCATGACCGACGGTATGAGCCGTCAGTCCCCGGCCGTGTTCGCCTCCTCGGTCGGCAGCCAGCCGTCGTCGGCGTCGACCCTGCCGGCGAGGACGGCGTTGAGGATCGCGCCGAACAGCAGGATCAGCCCGCCGAGATACAGCCACGTGAGCACCAACAGGACCGCACCGGCGATCCCGTAGAGTTCGACGCTGTCGGCGGTACTCGCGTACACGCGGAAGACCAGCGCCGACAGCGTCCACGCGACCGCCGAGAACGTCGCGCCGGGGATCGCCTCCCGAACCGGGACCGCCTCGGCGGGGAACCGGTAGTACATCGGGAGGAACGCCAGCAAGAACGCCCCGAACAGCAGCGGGACGCTGAGGACGGTCCACGCGGCGCTGTCGACCGCGAGCGAGAGGGCGACACCGACGCCCACGAGCAGGGAGAACGCGAGCACGACCGTCACGAAGACGAGCAGGGTATCGGTGGCCTTGCGCAGGCCCGATCGGCGTTTCCGCGTCCCGTAGACCTCGCTGAAGGCCATGTTGACCGCCTGAAACATCGTCGCCGTGCTGTAGGCGAAGATCCCCGCGGCGATCAGCCCCGCCCGGCGGCGACCGCTTCCACCGCCCGCGATCTGGCCGATCACCGTCTCGACCTCGGGGCCCCGGAGGCCGGTAGCCGACTCAAGCACTCGCGCCGTCGTCTCGGGGCTCTGGACGATCGAGATCGCGATCGTCGCGAGCAACAGGAGGGGAATCAGGGAGTTGAACGCGTAGTAGCCCAGTCCGGCGGCCGTGACGGTGACGTGACGCTCCCGACCGACGGCGACCGCCGTCTTCAGCGCCCGGCCCCACTCGCGGTACTCGATCATCACCCCGATCCTCGGCACGGATGCGGGTAGGCGCTTCGGATCGCGGGCAGGGAAGACTATACGGCTGGCCGGAGAGCGACGAATATGGCGGACGATCACGACCACGACCGCAGGCTCGTCGCCGGCTGGGAGGGGCGGTACTTCGAGGACTTCGAGGTCGGCGACGTCTACAAACACCCCTACGGGCGCACCGTCACCGAGACCGACAACGTCTGGTTCACCAACCTGACGATGAACCTCAACCCGATGCACTTCAACGAGGCCTACGCCGCCGACACCGAGTTCGGCGAGCGCCTCGTCGACGGCACTTTTATTATTGCGCTCGCGGTGGGCATGAGCGTCATCGACGTCTCGATGAACGCCACCGCCAACCTCGGCTACGATAGGATCAGGCATCACGCGCCGGTCTTCCACGGCGACACGATCCTCGCCGAGAGCGAGGTCCTAGAGAAACGCGAGAGCGAGTCACGGGACCACGTCGGGATCGTCACGACCGAACTCCGGGCGTACAACGAGGAGGGAACGAAGGTGCTCTCGCTCGAACGGACGCCGATGGTGCTCAAACGCGAGTACGCCGCACCCTCGCCCGAACGACCGACCGGGTGGCCCGAGGGCGTCGGCACCCAACCCGAGGACCTCGATTAGACGTACTCGTCGAGGAACGCCGCGATCTTCGTGTAGGCCTCGATGCGGTTCTCTAGCTTGGTGAAGCCGTGGCCCTCGTCCTCGAAGATCAGCGTCTCAACGGGGACGTGTTCGCTCGCACGCTCGGCGATCTGTTCGGCCTCACCCACCGGAACGCGGGGGTCGTTCTCGCCGTGGAGGACGAACAGCGGGGCCTCGATCGAATCGATGGTGTTGATCGGCGAGACGGATTCGAGGAACTCGCGGTCGTGCTCCAAGGAGCCGTACTCGGCCTCCCGGAGTTCGCGCCGCCAGTCGCCCGTGTTCTCGAGGAACGTGACAAAGTTCGCGATGCCGACGATGTCGATCCCGGCGGCCCACAGGTCGGGGTACTGGGTGAGCGCGGCGAGCACCATGAACCCCCCGTAGGAGCCGCCGAGCGCGACGACCCTGTTCGGATCGATCTCCGACCGTTCGTGGAGCCACTCGACGCCCGCACGGATGTCGGCGACGCTGTCCATGCGCCTCTCGACGTCGTCCAGATGGGTGTACTCGCGGCCGTACCCCGACGACCCGCGGACGTTGGGCTCGAAGTAGGCGTATCCCCGGTCGAGGAAGTACTGCTTGACCGGGTTGAACGACGGTCGGCGCTGGGCCTCGGGCCCGCCGTGGATGTCGACGATGACCGGCACGCCCCCGCTCGCCCCCTCGGGCAGCGTGAAGAACGCCGGTACCTCCACCCCGTCGAAGCTCTCGAAGCGCACGAGTTCGGACGATGAGAAGCGGTCACGGGGGATCCCCCCCGTGGCGGCGTTCGTCCAGCGTTCGGTCTCGCCCGTTTCGCACTCGACGACGTAGACGGTCGTGTTCTCGGTGTCGCCGGTGGCGCTCGCCGCGAAGCGCTCTCCGGTAGGATCGAAGCTCACGCCGCCGGCGACCCCCTTGGGCAGATCGGGCGCCGGGAACGCGTCGATCGCCGTCCCGTCGACGAGTTCACCCGCCGTGAGCTCCGTGTAGCCGTCGACGTTCCGCGAGTAGACCACCCGCCCGCTCTCCTCGTCCACCGCGACCCCGTCGACGTTCCATCTCCCCCCGTCCTCGACCGTCGAGAGGTCGCCCGTCTCGGTATCGAGACGCGCGAGATACAGCGTGTCGCTGTCGAGATCGGTCACGAGGTAGATCCCGCCGTCGGGCCCCCAGTTCGGGCTCTGGAACCGAACCCGGCCCTCGTGGGGCGTTAGATGGGTCAGTTCACCCGAATCGACCTCCGGAACGTACACGTCCTGATCGAAACTGGAGTAGGCCTCGGTGACGATCAAACGGGAATCGTCGGGACCGAAGCCGCCGACTTTGAGCCAGCCGTCGCCCTCGAAGACGCGAGTCGCCTCCGCGCCGCGCTCGTCGCGGCCCTGCACGTAGACGTCGAAGACCGCCTCGTCGCGGCGGTTCGAGGCGAACGCGAACCGGTCGCCGTCGTGGGACCAGCCGCCGAATCTGTGCTTGGCGCTCGGTTCGCCGGTCAGCGGCGCGATCGAGCCGTCGTCGGACAGGAGAAAGAGCTGTTGGCGCTCGTTCCCGCCCTCGTCCATCCCGAAGACCAGTTCGGGGCGTTCGGGCGAGAAGGCCGCGAAGGTGACCCGCTCGTCGTAGAAGGTGTGTTGCTCGGGCCACGCCCGGGGGGCGTCGAGCGACCACACCTGCGGGACGCCCGTGGTGTCCATCAGGAAGGAGAGCCGCTCGCCCTCGGGACCGAACGACGCCCCGTAGGCGCTGCGGACGTTGAGATAGCGTTCGAACTCGTATGCCATGTGGCGGCGTGTCTCCCCGGCGGTATAGGGGTTCGGATCGCAGCGTCGACGAGGCCGGTACAGTTCATCAACCGACATGTGGTGTACGGGACGAGCCGTCCCCGACCCGCCACGTTCGTCGGGCGGCGCCGAGCGAACAGGTTTTTATCACACCGATTCCTGTCCGAGCGTATGAATGTCGCGTTCGTCCACGCCGTGCCCGACGCCGAGACGGCGCTGGCCGGACGAACGCGGTATCTCGCGGAACTGTTCGCGGGGCGGGGCCACGACGTGCGGGTGTTCTGTCGGCGGTGGTGGGACGGAAAGTACGAGGAGTTCGAGCGCGGGGGCGTGAGCTACCGCGCCGTGAGCGACTCCGAGCGCTGGTTCGCCCCCCGCCTCCCCGGCGCGCTCGGCGACGTTCGCCCGGACGTCGTCCACGCCGCCGGTTCGGAGCCGGGCGCCGTCCTCGCCGCCCGACTGGCGGGCGCCCGGCTGGTCGTCGAGTGGTGTGGCGAGGAGGCCCCACGGCTGCTCGACCGGGCGTTCTCGGCCGCCGATCGGGTCTGCGTCCCCTCCGAGCACGTCCGGACGAAGGTCCGCGAGCGGGGCGCGGACGCGACGGTCGTCCCCGAGGGACTCCCCATCGAGGCTGTTCGGGCGGCCGAGCCCTCGGGGTCGGCGGCGCTCGTCTGGGCGGGTCGACTCGACGAGCACGCGGGCCTCGAGGGGTTGTTGCTCGCGCTCGCGGAGTTCGGGGACCGGGAGTGGCGAACGCTCGTGATCGGCGAGGGTCCCGAACGGGAGCGCTACGAGCGGTTGACGGCCGACCTGCGGGTCGAACACCGGGTGGACTTCGTCGGTCGGCTGGCCGTCGAAGAACGCATCGCCCGTTTCAAGGGCGCACACGCGGTCGTCCACACGGCCGATCGCTGTCCGTTCGCGGGCGACCTCCTGCTCGCGCTGTGGTGTGGCTGCGTCGGGATCGTCGAGTACCGGCGCGATTCGGCGGCCCACGAACTCGTCGCGGGCCACGAGCGGGGGATCGGTGTGACCGACGAGGAGGGACTCGTCGACGCGATCGAGGCCGCCGCCGGGTTCCCACACGAGAGCTACGACGGCCGCTTCGAGCGGTTCTCGAACGGGGCGGTGGTCGAGCGGTATCGCGAGGTCTATCGCGAACTCGGGATGGGCGAGTGATCAGTCGGCGGTCGGGGAGCCGACGGGGGGGCCGCTCAGATACGCGGCGGCGAGGATCGTCACGGCGATCAGGAAGTCGAGTCCGTGGCCGAGGAGGTGGTGGACGGTCATCGGGACGTATCCGAAGACGGTTCCCAGCCCGACGGCGGTCCGGACGACGAGCGCGCCGAGGGCGATCAACACCAGCAGATACCGTGGGGAACGACGGCGAGCGAAGACGGCCAGGCCGATCAGGAACAGCACCAGCGTTCCCAGCGCCGCGAGCAGGATGACTGCGAGCAACAACGGGGTGTGTTCCGCCGCCGGCCACCCCGACTGAAGGGCGACGCCGAGCGCGTTCATCTGAATCGACGCGACTGTTCGACACCGGCGTACAAGTCCGTTGTGCTTACGGACGGTAAGATGGGCATATACTTCCTCGTGGCCCTCCTTGCGGCAACCACCCTCCCGCAATGAGTTCGACGAACGAGACCCGACGACGCGTCCGTGAACACGTCCATTCCCAGCCGGGGATTCACTTCAACGCGCTCGTTCGTGACTCCGCGTTCGCGCCGGACCAGATCCAGTACCACCTCCGCCGGCTCCTGCGCGCGGGGGAAGTGGCCGAGGAACGGCTCTACGGGCGAACCCACTACTTCCCGCCCGAGCACGACGCCTGGGAACGCCGGACGCTCGCGCTCGTTCGTCGCGAAACCGCCCGCGAGGTGCTGACCCACCTCCTCGAACACGAGGGGGCGAAACCCGCGGCGGTCGCAGACTCCCTCGGGATCGCCCGCAGCACCCTCGAATGGCACCTCGGTCGACTCGAGGAACAGGGGATCGTCGGGAAGGACCGCGACGAGCGCAATCGGGTGACGCTTTTCGTCTCCCATCCCGATCGGACCGCCAGACTGCTCGCGGAGACCACCGACTCGCTTCCGGATCGGTTCGCCGACCGGTTCATGCGGCTGGTCGACGACCTCTTCGAGGAGTGAGTTTCGACGCTCGAACCACAATCGAGAGGGGGACCGGGGTGCAATCGACGGGGTGATGAATCGAGGACGGCGGCCCCGGAGGTCGGCGTGAGTCGAGCGCGGCCCCGGTGGGTCCGGATCGCGCTGGTGTTAGCGGTGCTGTACGCGCTTCTCGCGGGCGTGCCGCTCGCCGGTGCCCACGCCTACCTGAGCGAGACGACGCCCGAAAACGGCGAACAGGTCGAAGAACCACCCGGAGACGTGATCCTCTCGTTCAGCGGCGACGGCGTCCAGCTCGCGGAGGTCTCGGTGGTCGGCCCCGGCGGCGAGGACGTAAGCGGCGAGGCACGCGTCGATCCCGACGACAGCCGCCTCGTCTCGGTGCCGGTCGAGGGCGACGGCGAGGGGACCTACGTCGTCGAGTGGGAGGTGCTCGCCGCCGACGGCCACATCACCGCCGGCTCGTATTTCTTCTCGGTCGGCGACGAGCCCCTCGACCGCGAGCAGGTGATCGGGATCTACGACGAGGAGGAGGAGGAACTCGCGCCGCTTGAGGCGGGCGCACGCGGTCTCGTCCTGCTCGCGCTGGTCGGGCTGGTCGGCGTCCCGCTGACGCTATGGATCGCCGTCTACCCGCTCGCGGGTCGGTTCGCCGTTCCGGTCGACCGTGCGGAACGGCGTGCGCTCGGGCTCCTCGCGTTCGCGGGGGGACTGTTGCTCGTGGGGGTCGTCGGCCTCGGCCTCGCCCAGAGCGCCTCGCTCGCGCCGTTGCTTTCCGTCGACGGGGTCGGGCGCTTTCTCGGCACCGACCTCGGGGCACTCTGGGTCGTGCAGTTGGGGCTCGCCGCGGTGGCCCTCGGAGCCCCGCTCGCCGCCCGATACCGATCGCTGAGGCGGCGCTACTGGCTGGGCGGGGCGCTCGTGGGCGCGGTGGGCGTCCAGCTCACGGTCAGCGCGACGAGCCACTCGGCGGGCCTGCTCGACGGGCTGGAAGGGGTGCTCGTCGATTTCGCACACATCGCCGGCGCGGCGTTCTGGGTCGGGGGCTTGCTCACGCTCGCGGTCGTTGTCCCCGCCCTCCTGAACCGGGCCGCGGCGGCCGACCGGGCGGCGATCGCCGCCGAGACGATCCGGCGCTTCTCGGTCGTCGCGCTCGTCGGCGTCACGCTCGCGGCGACGACCGGGCTGGTTCTGGCCGCGTGGCACGTCCCGAGCGCGGAGGCGCTGCTCTCGACGGTCTACGGGACCGCCCTCTCGGCGAAGACGCTGCTCGTCCTCCTCGCGCTCGGGCTCGGCGGGTTCGTCCGGTTCGTCCTGTTGCGCCGGCTCAGGGGGGCGAGCGACGCGAGCGCGTTCACCCGCGGCGTGCGGATCGAGGCGGGCGTTCTCGTCGCCGTCGTCCTCCTGTCGGCCGTGATCACCTCGGTACCGACCGCCGCCGTCGCCGGTGGCGGTCCCGGCGAGACGAGCGTCGACGGCGGGGACGTCTCGCTCTCGGTTCTGCCCGCCGAGGAGGGCAACGGGGTCGTGTTGGTCGACGAGGGCGAGCCGGTCGTCATCGAGACGGCCTTCGACGACGAGGCCGAGGACGTGAGTCTGCTCATGTACAACTCACAGGAGGACGTGACGCTCACGACGGAGTTGGAAGCGACCGAGGAGGGGCCCTACGCGACGGTACAGACGCTTCCCGCGCCGGGGAGCTGGGAGGTCCGCGTCTCGGCGCTGGTCGGGGGTACGTACACGGCCGAGTGGTTCGAGCTCTTCAGCGTCCCCGATCACCCGGGGCACGATCACGACCACACCGCACCCGTCGACGAGTCGTTCGTCACGTGGCTCCGGCTCGGCGCGCTCTGTGTCGGCGTCCTCGGAACGACGGCGGTCGCCGTCGAGACGGTGCTGTTCGACCGACGAGCACGGTAGCGGGTGGTTTCGATAACTGTACCATAACCAACAATAATACACGGCGACAGCCATCGGTATGGACACGACACGGCGGCGGTTCGTGCAGGTGGCGGGAAGCGGAGCGGCGGTCGGTCTCGCCGGGTGCATCGGTGACGACGGAGGGGACGGGGACGACGGCCACGACCACGACGATCACGATCACAGCCACGAGGGGGAGGGGAGCGGGGAGGCCGTCGGCAGCGAGGGGTTGATCTACGCGTTCGCGCCCGATACGATCGCGGTCATCGATCCCGAGGCGGGAGACGTCGTAACGGAAATTTCGGAGGAGATCGACGGCGCGGAGTGGGGCGATACACGAATCACGAGCGATCACTCGCGGATCTTCGCCAACGAGGGGGCGACGGCACAGGTGGTAGTGATCGACACGGAGACCCGCGAGATCGCCGACCGCGTGGACGTCGGCCCGGACCCGACCCACATCTACAACCCCGTCGAGGGCGAGATCTGGACCCACTCGGACGCCGAGGGGACCTTCTACGTGATCGACGTGGAATCGCTCGACGTGACGCCTGTCGAAGCCGGCCTCGAAGGCGAGGGTCACGGCAAACTCCTCGCGCACGAGGACCTCGGGACGACCGCCTACGCGACGAACGTGATCGACCCCGCCGTGCTCGTGATGGACCTCGAAGGGCGCGCGCGCGTCGACGAGATCCCCCTCGAGGGCGAGGGCGGCACACACTACAAGGCCTACGCGCCCGAAACCGGCTACGCCTACTTCCAGCGCGCGGGCGGACCGGGCGGGACGGCGGTGATCGACACCGTGACGAACGAGGTCGTCGACGCTCTCGAAGTCAGCGGGGGAATGTACATCACGCCCGACGGGACGTGGCTGGGCGTCCTCGGCGAGGACGAGGTCAGTTTTCTCGACGTGACGAGCGAGGAAAGCGAGATCGTCGCGTCGGTGCCCGTCGAGGGCGGCCCCGACGCGCTCCGATACCACGAGGTCGACGGGACCCTCTATGGCTTTACGGCGAACACGCTGACCCCCGACGCCTCGGTGATCGACCTCGACGCCTTCGAGGAGGTCGATCGGATCGAGGTCGGCGACATCGAGCGCCCGGAGGGGGCCGAGTTCCTCCACCGCTCGGGCGTCGCTGGCGCGAACTACTTCATCACGCCGGCCGACGCAGACGGGACCGTCGCTATCGTCGACATGGAAAGCATGGAGCTCATCGCGCAGGTCGAGGTCGCGCCCGGCGTCGACACCGTTCAGTTCGTCGGCGATTCCGGAAGCGGCCACACCGGTCAATGAAAAGAGCGCTCGGTTACTGCCCGTCGCCGGTCTCGATCGGGGTGCGGATCATGCTGCCCCACTCGGTCCACGAGCCGTCGTAGTTGCGGACGTCCTCGAAGCCCAGCAGTTCGCGCAGCGCGAACCACTCGATCGAGGAGCGTTCGCCGACGCGGCAGTAGGCGATGGTCGACTCCTCGCCGTCGATCCCCTTCTCGGCGTAGAGCTCGCGCAGT from Halalkalicoccus sp. NIPERK01 harbors:
- a CDS encoding DMT family transporter — encoded protein: MKSVNISKFKNIGLFALLAVVWGMSYPAINVGLESLPPVLFAAVRYDIAALLLFGYVAVTRTAWRPTTYDDWTLILVGGVLLVGAHFALLFSGQQYVTGGVASIVLSLTPVMTPVFAIALLPDERLGVMGVLGLAFGLLGVGIIAQPGPEALAGGQLYGVALLVASAMSFALGAVLTVRMRTTLPMLPLQAWMMTVGALFLHLTSAVHPGETLADAAWTPEALAAVAFLAVFASAVGYLAYFDLQERVGPIETSLVNYATPVVATTSGWALLGEPVTDATILGFATIAFGFWLCKWSAFTWKVSGLADRVRHRRAFRSPDLVVVGGNVYYRCR
- a CDS encoding peroxiredoxin — its product is MSLEGERAPDFTLESTAGEPITLSDTLEDGPTVVVINRGHWCSFCGEQLQTFSEISYDLWFNDDVNILPVVTSSIGEATEMRDRYDLDIQLLADPDGEVAERYSGTEETSHGVTGVSGVYVIDGEGTVRYEQVADDLTDRVYGNWVRYFIRNGFEDPF
- a CDS encoding NAD-dependent epimerase/dehydratase family protein, translated to MDTALVIGGTRFIGRHTVEELLDHGYEVTIFNRGTHENPFATVEGVTHVEGDRGDETALEATAVSVDPDLVIDCVAYHPEGVRTATEVFSDSRYVYVSSGAAYARREVPQREGETPLEPCSPEQADDDSMGSYGPRKAEGDRVVVEAAGRGIEAMAVRPCIVYGPHDYTERLDYWISRVRNHDRVVVPGDGQHLQHLAYVADVASALRVVGEDGVAGEAYNVGDRRLLTLAELIETIADAAGTDVEVVPAGERELAAGGLSPTDFPLYREYPHVLSTARLASLDWESTPVGEAMSRTVADHEKSGRDGSEHDPGREAEERVLGVLDTL
- a CDS encoding DUF2267 domain-containing protein yields the protein MDEAEFYDRVESSAEFDEGESLAITHATLEVLSERIGEGQARDMAERLPRPIAESLTHHHGDPATLSREEFVARIAGGVDADLDERDERVRAVLGTLAEAVGEEFEDLMDQLPNEFEELFSTADREVGS
- a CDS encoding NAD(P)-dependent glycerol-1-phosphate dehydrogenase gives rise to the protein MFEKSSWIRLPRNVLIGHGVLDRAVEAIDDLHLSGRPLIVTSPTPREIAADRVIEGFGDRGVEPAVIVVEEASFTAVQEVIEAARSEEASYLIGIGGGKAIDIAKMASDEIETGFVSVPTAASHDGIVSGRGSVPEGDTRHSVAADPPVAVVADTTVLANAPWELTTAGCADIISNYTAVKDWRLANRLQNVEYSEYAAALSEMTAEMLVGNADSIKKGLEESAWIVTKALVSSGVAMSIAGSSRPASGAEHLFSHQLDRIAPGRALHGHQVGVGSIMVEYLHSGESGRWSAIRDALSGIDAPTTAAELGIEEREVIEALTSAHEIRDRYTILGNGMNERAAREAATVTGVI
- a CDS encoding YihY/virulence factor BrkB family protein; the protein is MIEYREWGRALKTAVAVGRERHVTVTAAGLGYYAFNSLIPLLLLATIAISIVQSPETTARVLESATGLRGPEVETVIGQIAGGGSGRRRAGLIAAGIFAYSTATMFQAVNMAFSEVYGTRKRRSGLRKATDTLLVFVTVVLAFSLLVGVGVALSLAVDSAAWTVLSVPLLFGAFLLAFLPMYYRFPAEAVPVREAIPGATFSAVAWTLSALVFRVYASTADSVELYGIAGAVLLVLTWLYLGGLILLFGAILNAVLAGRVDADDGWLPTEEANTAGD
- a CDS encoding MaoC family dehydratase, translated to MADDHDHDRRLVAGWEGRYFEDFEVGDVYKHPYGRTVTETDNVWFTNLTMNLNPMHFNEAYAADTEFGERLVDGTFIIALAVGMSVIDVSMNATANLGYDRIRHHAPVFHGDTILAESEVLEKRESESRDHVGIVTTELRAYNEEGTKVLSLERTPMVLKREYAAPSPERPTGWPEGVGTQPEDLD